The following coding sequences are from one Hippopotamus amphibius kiboko isolate mHipAmp2 chromosome 9, mHipAmp2.hap2, whole genome shotgun sequence window:
- the NME4 gene encoding nucleoside diphosphate kinase, mitochondrial isoform X2 produces the protein MRGLSGRSALRGLLCGARAAGPRLLACSSSGGPSWARERTLVAVKPDGVQRRLVGDVIQRFERRGFKLVGMKMLQAPERILAAHYHDLQRKPFYPALISYMSSGPVVAMVWEGPNVVCTSRAMIGHTNSAEAAPGTIRGDFSIHISRQ, from the exons ATGCGCGGCCTCTCTGGGCGCTCGGCGCTGCGGGGGCTGCTGTGCGGCGCGCGGGCCGCGGGCCCCAGGCTGCTCGCGTGCTCCAGCTCTG GAGGACCCTCCTGGGCCCGGGAGCGGACCCTGGTTGCAGTGAAGCCAGATGGGGTGCAGCGGCGGCTTGTCGGGGATGTGATCCAGCGCTTTGAGAGGAGGGGCTTCAAGCTGGTGGGGATGAAGATGCTGCAG GCGCCAGAGCGCATCCTTGCTGCGCACTACCATGACCTGCAGAGGAAGCCCTTCTATCCAGCCCTCATCAGCTACATGAGCTCCGGCCCGGTGGTGGCCATG GTCTGGGAAGGCCCCAATGTGGTCTGCACCTCTAGGGCCATGATAGGACACACCAACTCAGCTGAGGCTGCCCCTGGCACCATCCGGGGAGACTTCAGCATCCACATCAGCAG ACAGTAG
- the NME4 gene encoding nucleoside diphosphate kinase, mitochondrial isoform X1, with product MRGLSGRSALRGLLCGARAAGPRLLACSSSGGPSWARERTLVAVKPDGVQRRLVGDVIQRFERRGFKLVGMKMLQAPERILAAHYHDLQRKPFYPALISYMSSGPVVAMVWEGPNVVCTSRAMIGHTNSAEAAPGTIRGDFSIHISRNVIHASDSVEGAQREIQLWFQSSELVDWADEGHHSSI from the exons ATGCGCGGCCTCTCTGGGCGCTCGGCGCTGCGGGGGCTGCTGTGCGGCGCGCGGGCCGCGGGCCCCAGGCTGCTCGCGTGCTCCAGCTCTG GAGGACCCTCCTGGGCCCGGGAGCGGACCCTGGTTGCAGTGAAGCCAGATGGGGTGCAGCGGCGGCTTGTCGGGGATGTGATCCAGCGCTTTGAGAGGAGGGGCTTCAAGCTGGTGGGGATGAAGATGCTGCAG GCGCCAGAGCGCATCCTTGCTGCGCACTACCATGACCTGCAGAGGAAGCCCTTCTATCCAGCCCTCATCAGCTACATGAGCTCCGGCCCGGTGGTGGCCATG GTCTGGGAAGGCCCCAATGTGGTCTGCACCTCTAGGGCCATGATAGGACACACCAACTCAGCTGAGGCTGCCCCTGGCACCATCCGGGGAGACTTCAGCATCCACATCAGCAG GAACGTCATCCATGCCAGCGACTCTGTGGAGGGGGCCCAGAGGGAGATCCAGCTGTGGTTCCAGAGCAGTGAGCTGGTGGACTGGGCAGACGAAGGGCACCACAGCAGCATCTAA